A portion of the Micromonospora vinacea genome contains these proteins:
- a CDS encoding DoxX family membrane protein has protein sequence METMTATIERVTAENTAPTAGTTHRRAVRYILAGTRLALGWIFLWAFIDKMFGLGMATESKNAWINGGSPTKGFLTFGVTGPFKDLYAGIAGAAWADWLFMVGLAGIGVALLLGIGMRVAAVAGGLLLVMMWTAVLPPENNPFMDDHLIYAAVLAVLALVNAGDTWGLGRLWARLPIVRRTPWLR, from the coding sequence GTGGAGACCATGACCGCGACGATCGAGCGGGTCACCGCCGAGAACACCGCTCCGACAGCCGGCACCACTCACCGGCGGGCCGTCCGGTACATCCTGGCCGGCACCCGGCTGGCGCTCGGCTGGATCTTCCTCTGGGCCTTCATCGACAAGATGTTCGGCCTCGGGATGGCCACCGAGTCGAAGAACGCCTGGATCAACGGGGGCAGCCCCACCAAGGGATTCCTGACCTTCGGCGTGACCGGCCCGTTCAAGGACCTCTACGCCGGGATCGCCGGTGCCGCCTGGGCGGACTGGCTCTTCATGGTCGGCCTGGCCGGGATCGGTGTCGCGCTGCTGCTCGGCATCGGCATGCGGGTCGCCGCCGTGGCCGGTGGACTGCTGCTGGTCATGATGTGGACCGCCGTCCTGCCTCCGGAGAACAACCCCTTCATGGACGACCACCTGATCTACGCGGCGGTGCTGGCGGTCCTGGCGCTGGTCAACGCCGGCGACACCTGGGGCCTCGGCCGGCTGTGGGCGAGGCTGCCGATCGTGCGGCGGACGCCCTGGCTCCGGTGA
- a CDS encoding CBS domain-containing protein, with protein MRTWQVGDVMTREVETVVAETPYREVVDVLLRRGVSAVPVIDDFRRVLGVVSEADLLHRVERAGEPALRRVFESRRRRGARGKSAALLAGDLMTAPAVTTDPEATLSAAARLMDREQVKRLPVLDDLGRLVGIVSRADLLRVHLRSDAEIREDVVQEVLRRVLAVRDGLVTVEVRHGDVTLAGRLDRRSAVDLAGRLAGQVSGVVRVTNAIAYDADDTVSDPGQVMPVA; from the coding sequence ATGAGAACCTGGCAGGTGGGTGACGTGATGACCCGGGAGGTCGAGACCGTGGTGGCCGAGACCCCGTACCGGGAGGTCGTCGACGTGCTGTTGCGCCGCGGAGTCAGCGCGGTGCCGGTGATCGACGACTTCCGTCGGGTGCTGGGGGTGGTGTCCGAGGCCGATCTGCTGCACCGGGTCGAGCGCGCCGGTGAGCCGGCACTGCGACGGGTCTTCGAGAGCCGCCGTCGGCGCGGTGCCCGGGGCAAGAGCGCGGCCCTGCTGGCCGGCGACCTGATGACCGCGCCGGCCGTCACCACGGATCCGGAGGCGACGCTGTCCGCGGCTGCCCGGCTGATGGACCGCGAGCAGGTCAAGCGGCTGCCCGTACTGGACGACCTGGGCCGACTGGTTGGCATCGTCAGTCGTGCCGACCTGCTGCGGGTGCACCTGCGGTCGGACGCCGAGATTCGCGAGGACGTGGTGCAGGAGGTGCTTCGCCGGGTGCTCGCCGTGCGGGACGGACTGGTCACGGTCGAGGTCCGCCACGGTGACGTGACCCTGGCCGGCCGGCTGGACCGCCGCTCCGCCGTCGACCTCGCCGGTCGGCTCGCGGGGCAGGTCAGTGGCGTCGTGCGGGTGACCAACGCGATCGCCTACGACGCCGACGACACGGTCTCCGACCCCGGCCAGGTGATGCCGGTCGCCTGA
- a CDS encoding TerC/Alx family metal homeostasis membrane protein, producing MRRASVAEATVAVPLWAWAAVGAVIAVLLAVDVLLHRDNHVIELREALLWSAVWIGAGLLFGFVVWWALGGDPAIAYFSGYLLEKALSVDNVFVFALLFGYFQVPPGYQHKVLFWGVVGALVFRLLFIFAGAELLDRLTWAGFVLGAFLIWTGWRLAVRGKPDVDPERNVVVRLFRRLVPTDARYHGDRFTARVAGRRVATLLLVALVAIEATDVVFAIDSVAAILAITTNTFLVWTATAFAVLGLRSLYFCLAGLLRHFGYLRYGLALLLAFAGLKLILAETPVGKLPVWLTLAVVVLTLVVSIGASILAARRRPAS from the coding sequence ATGCGGAGGGCGTCGGTGGCTGAGGCGACGGTCGCGGTCCCACTGTGGGCCTGGGCGGCGGTCGGCGCGGTGATCGCGGTGCTGCTCGCCGTGGACGTGCTCCTGCACCGGGACAACCACGTCATCGAGCTCCGCGAGGCGCTGCTGTGGAGCGCCGTCTGGATCGGTGCGGGCCTGCTGTTCGGGTTTGTCGTCTGGTGGGCCCTCGGTGGTGACCCGGCCATCGCGTACTTCTCCGGCTACCTGCTGGAGAAGGCACTCTCGGTGGACAACGTGTTCGTCTTCGCGCTGCTCTTCGGCTACTTCCAGGTGCCGCCGGGCTACCAGCACAAGGTGCTGTTCTGGGGTGTCGTGGGCGCGCTCGTCTTCCGGCTGCTGTTCATCTTCGCCGGTGCCGAGCTGCTGGACCGGCTCACCTGGGCCGGGTTCGTGCTGGGCGCGTTCCTGATCTGGACCGGTTGGCGGCTGGCCGTCCGCGGGAAGCCGGACGTCGATCCGGAACGCAACGTCGTGGTCCGGCTGTTCCGGCGGTTGGTGCCGACCGACGCCCGGTACCACGGCGACCGGTTCACCGCCCGGGTGGCAGGCCGGCGGGTGGCGACGTTGCTGCTGGTGGCGCTCGTCGCCATCGAGGCCACCGACGTGGTCTTCGCCATCGACTCGGTGGCGGCGATCCTCGCCATCACCACCAACACCTTCCTGGTCTGGACGGCCACCGCGTTCGCCGTCCTGGGGCTGCGCAGCCTCTACTTCTGCCTCGCCGGACTGCTGCGACACTTCGGCTACCTGCGGTACGGGCTCGCGCTGCTGCTGGCCTTCGCCGGGCTGAAGCTGATTCTCGCCGAGACGCCGGTGGGCAAGCTGCCGGTCTGGTTGACCCTGGCCGTGGTGGTGTTGACCCTGGTGGTCTCCATCGGCGCCAGCATCCTGGCCGCCCGCCGCCGCCCCGCCAGCTGA
- a CDS encoding helical backbone metal receptor gives MRVVSLVPSLTEAVALTLPGVLVGATDWCSHPVGLDVARVGGSKYPDLERVRALRPDLVLLNVEENRRADAEALRAAGVPVRVTYPRTVPGALTELGELLTELGAPAEPAWLRAARRAWATPPRLASTRRAVVPVWRRPWVVLGGDTFAGDVLRRLGVVNTYDEHPERYPRPTLTELREREPDLVVLPDEPYLFTADDGPEAFPGVPCALLSGRHLTWYGPSLAEAPALLADQLSRPVLVG, from the coding sequence CTGCGGGTGGTGTCGCTGGTGCCGTCACTGACCGAGGCGGTGGCGCTGACCCTGCCGGGTGTGCTGGTCGGTGCCACCGACTGGTGCAGCCACCCGGTCGGGCTCGACGTGGCCCGGGTCGGCGGCAGCAAGTACCCCGATCTGGAGCGGGTGCGCGCGCTGCGGCCGGATCTGGTGCTGCTGAACGTGGAGGAGAACCGCCGGGCCGACGCGGAAGCGCTGCGGGCGGCCGGCGTACCGGTGCGGGTCACCTATCCACGGACCGTTCCCGGCGCGTTGACCGAGCTGGGCGAGCTGCTGACCGAACTGGGTGCGCCGGCGGAGCCGGCCTGGCTACGGGCCGCCCGACGGGCCTGGGCCACGCCGCCCCGGCTGGCGTCGACCCGCCGCGCGGTGGTGCCGGTCTGGCGACGACCCTGGGTGGTGCTCGGCGGCGACACGTTCGCCGGTGACGTGCTGCGCCGCCTCGGCGTGGTGAACACCTACGACGAGCACCCCGAACGCTATCCCCGCCCGACCCTCACCGAGCTGCGCGAGCGGGAGCCCGACCTGGTGGTACTGCCCGACGAGCCGTACCTGTTCACCGCCGACGACGGGCCGGAGGCGTTCCCCGGCGTACCGTGCGCCCTGCTCTCCGGACGGCACCTCACCTGGTACGGCCCGTCGCTGGCCGAGGCGCCCGCGCTGCTCGCCGACCAGCTGTCCCGGCCGGTGCTGGTCGGCTGA
- a CDS encoding DUF6286 domain-containing protein has translation MRAANRVASLLLATALLLGGAAVAVQALLLTAHRPTPLDTTGWFDALSGTRWDDPTVQAVAGGALLLGLVILVAQLRRWTPVRLRADDRDGWYLHRRCVERRLANAASAVPGVRRARVRVRRRGGQWRPRVRATGDPAARAEIEFAVHQEWHRLTAPRPARIDVRLLPRRRPA, from the coding sequence ATGCGCGCCGCCAACCGGGTTGCCTCGTTGCTGCTGGCCACCGCTCTGCTTCTTGGCGGAGCGGCGGTGGCCGTCCAGGCGCTGCTGCTCACAGCGCACCGCCCGACGCCGCTGGACACCACCGGCTGGTTCGACGCGCTGAGCGGCACCCGGTGGGACGACCCCACCGTCCAGGCCGTGGCCGGCGGAGCGCTCCTGCTGGGCCTGGTCATCCTCGTGGCCCAGTTGCGCCGCTGGACACCGGTCCGCCTGCGCGCCGACGACCGGGACGGCTGGTACCTGCACCGGCGCTGTGTGGAGCGGCGGCTCGCCAATGCCGCCAGCGCCGTGCCGGGCGTCCGCCGTGCCCGGGTCCGGGTCCGACGGCGCGGCGGCCAGTGGCGTCCGCGGGTCCGCGCGACCGGCGACCCGGCGGCCCGGGCGGAGATCGAGTTCGCCGTGCACCAGGAGTGGCACCGCCTGACCGCACCCCGTCCCGCCCGGATCGACGTGCGGCTGTTGCCTCGGCGGCGGCCGGCGTGA
- a CDS encoding Asp23/Gls24 family envelope stress response protein — protein sequence MTTRPSTGTNPSTGLAAGTTGAERRGGDAADVAQIAVQAASLVPGVSVVRPAAVRLDDRSVGLDLHLITWYGHSVPTIAETVRAVVAERVTTQTGLSVAVVTVTVDDLLVPGVDGPGAGAAAPEDG from the coding sequence ATGACCACCCGCCCGTCCACCGGGACGAACCCCAGCACCGGGCTGGCCGCCGGGACGACCGGTGCGGAACGCCGCGGGGGCGACGCGGCGGACGTCGCACAGATCGCGGTGCAGGCGGCCAGCCTCGTACCGGGCGTGTCCGTCGTCCGCCCGGCGGCGGTCCGCCTGGACGACCGGTCCGTCGGACTCGACCTGCATCTGATCACCTGGTACGGGCACAGCGTGCCGACGATCGCCGAAACGGTCCGGGCGGTGGTCGCCGAACGGGTGACCACCCAGACCGGGCTCAGCGTGGCGGTGGTGACCGTCACCGTGGACGACCTGCTCGTCCCCGGCGTCGACGGGCCAGGAGCCGGCGCCGCCGCACCGGAGGACGGCTGA
- a CDS encoding histone-like nucleoid-structuring protein Lsr2, translating into MARKVITVLTDDLDGGKADRTVEFSLDGVAYTIDVSDENAGVLRKALDPYINAGRRIGRGPVESARSVRRPGRPAGAGMDREQNRAIREWAVKNGYKISERGRIPVEVVEAYKSR; encoded by the coding sequence ATGGCGAGAAAAGTAATCACGGTCCTGACCGACGACCTCGACGGTGGGAAGGCCGACCGGACGGTTGAGTTCAGTCTCGACGGCGTGGCCTACACGATCGATGTCTCCGACGAGAATGCCGGCGTCCTGCGCAAGGCGCTCGATCCGTACATCAATGCGGGTCGGCGGATCGGGCGCGGTCCGGTGGAGAGTGCCCGTTCGGTCCGACGGCCGGGGCGACCCGCCGGCGCGGGAATGGATCGGGAGCAGAACCGGGCCATCCGGGAATGGGCCGTCAAGAACGGCTACAAGATTTCCGAGCGGGGTCGGATCCCGGTCGAGGTCGTCGAGGCGTACAAGAGCCGCTGA
- a CDS encoding response regulator transcription factor, with protein MDDHPLFVRGLELLLPITTNGRVEVVASTGDAAAAAALVSNCCPDLALVDLHMPPPGGVRAVAAIRRTTPRVRVVAMSGSTDPGPAVDALRAGAEGFLPKTSEPEELLPPLLAILDGWAVLPAELLRTMLRPTRFAPVDLDGEERRLLRAIATGRSTVDIAEELHVSERTVKRMTAALLRKLRVSNRAEAAAVAGHSGILG; from the coding sequence GTGGACGATCACCCACTCTTCGTCCGCGGCCTGGAGTTGCTGCTTCCGATCACCACCAACGGCCGCGTCGAGGTGGTCGCCTCGACCGGTGACGCCGCCGCGGCGGCGGCGCTGGTCAGCAACTGCTGCCCCGACCTGGCCCTTGTCGACCTGCACATGCCGCCGCCCGGCGGCGTCCGGGCGGTGGCCGCGATCCGACGGACCACCCCACGGGTACGGGTGGTCGCGATGTCCGGTTCCACCGACCCCGGGCCGGCGGTGGACGCGCTGCGGGCCGGCGCCGAGGGGTTCCTGCCCAAGACCAGCGAACCGGAGGAGTTGCTGCCACCGCTGCTGGCCATCCTCGACGGCTGGGCGGTGCTGCCGGCCGAACTCCTGCGCACCATGCTGCGGCCCACCCGCTTCGCGCCCGTCGATCTGGATGGCGAGGAACGGCGGCTGCTGCGGGCGATCGCCACCGGCCGCAGCACCGTCGACATCGCCGAAGAACTGCACGTCTCGGAACGGACGGTGAAACGGATGACCGCCGCGTTGCTGCGCAAGTTGCGGGTCTCGAACCGGGCCGAGGCGGCCGCCGTCGCCGGTCACAGCGGCATCCTCGGGTAA
- a CDS encoding sensor histidine kinase, with protein sequence MRVRHGLRDLLRGLRPIEPTPDVSRPPAADSELLLRVLCHEFRTPISTLTSLTRALADERRELTSDDRRAISELARDQAAHLQSLLRDATASTGVLTLAPQPEPAVALAGILREAAALVPAGRRRARATRRAASWPVPAGRTRQVLVNLVQNALRHGPPDGQVGLYATVRGPGLSILVTDEGRVDDALLVALRRPAPAVGMSGLGLWIARQLVATDGGALRAHRLRPRGVALEVLLPMARPLR encoded by the coding sequence ATGCGCGTACGGCACGGTTTGCGGGACCTGCTGCGAGGGTTGCGCCCCATCGAGCCGACACCCGACGTGAGTCGCCCCCCGGCGGCCGATTCGGAGTTGCTGCTGCGCGTGTTGTGCCACGAGTTCCGGACGCCGATCAGCACCCTGACCTCGCTGACCCGCGCGCTGGCCGACGAGCGCCGCGAGCTGACCAGCGACGACCGGCGGGCGATCAGTGAGCTGGCCCGCGACCAGGCCGCCCACCTGCAGAGCCTGCTGCGCGACGCGACCGCCAGCACCGGCGTCCTGACGCTGGCCCCGCAGCCGGAGCCGGCCGTCGCGTTGGCGGGCATTCTGCGGGAGGCCGCCGCGCTGGTGCCGGCCGGCCGACGGCGGGCGCGGGCCACCCGGCGGGCGGCCTCCTGGCCGGTGCCGGCCGGACGCACTCGACAGGTCCTGGTCAACCTGGTGCAGAACGCGTTGCGGCACGGGCCACCGGACGGACAGGTCGGGCTCTATGCCACAGTGCGCGGCCCCGGCCTGAGCATCCTGGTCACCGACGAGGGTCGGGTCGACGACGCGTTGCTGGTGGCGCTGCGGCGTCCGGCGCCGGCGGTCGGGATGTCCGGGCTGGGCCTGTGGATCGCCCGGCAGCTCGTCGCGACGGACGGGGGAGCGTTGCGGGCGCACCGGCTACGGCCGCGCGGCGTGGCGCTGGAGGTGCTGCTGCCGATGGCCCGCCCGCTGCGCTGA
- a CDS encoding manganese catalase family protein has product MFSHVKDLQFEAKPDGPDAAFARRLQEVLGGKWGEMTVANQYLFQGWNCRLPGKYKDLLLDVGTEEMGHVEMIVTMITRLLDSAPLSLTEGIAEDPGGAATYAGENPAHFIHGGGGALPTDSNGVPWNGAFITASGNLLADFQLNVTAEAQGRLQVARLFHMTDDPGVKQMLRFLLARDTMHQNMWLAAIEQLKEDGLEEMPVPEAFPDSGEFTEEYSYTYLGFSSGTDAAQGRWASGPSPDGKGEFRYDDNPRANAPEPVLPPGDPRLYGTNPVV; this is encoded by the coding sequence ATGTTCAGCCACGTCAAGGATCTGCAGTTCGAGGCCAAGCCGGACGGCCCGGACGCGGCGTTCGCCCGCCGGTTGCAGGAGGTGCTGGGCGGCAAGTGGGGCGAGATGACCGTCGCCAACCAGTATCTCTTCCAGGGGTGGAACTGCCGGCTGCCCGGCAAGTACAAGGACCTGCTGCTCGACGTCGGCACGGAGGAGATGGGCCACGTCGAGATGATCGTCACGATGATCACCCGGCTGTTGGACAGCGCGCCGCTGTCGCTGACCGAGGGGATCGCGGAGGACCCCGGAGGCGCCGCGACCTACGCCGGTGAGAACCCGGCGCACTTCATCCACGGCGGGGGTGGGGCCCTGCCCACCGACTCCAACGGGGTGCCCTGGAACGGCGCGTTCATCACCGCCAGCGGCAACCTGTTGGCCGACTTCCAGCTCAACGTCACCGCCGAGGCGCAGGGTCGGCTCCAGGTGGCCCGGTTGTTCCACATGACCGACGACCCGGGCGTCAAGCAGATGCTGCGCTTCCTGCTGGCCCGCGACACGATGCACCAGAACATGTGGCTGGCGGCGATCGAGCAGCTCAAGGAGGACGGGCTGGAGGAGATGCCGGTGCCGGAGGCGTTCCCGGACTCGGGCGAGTTCACCGAGGAGTACAGCTACACCTACCTGGGTTTCTCCTCGGGCACCGACGCCGCCCAGGGGCGCTGGGCCTCCGGGCCCTCACCCGACGGCAAGGGCGAGTTCCGGTACGACGACAACCCGCGGGCGAACGCGCCGGAACCGGTGTTGCCCCCGGGTGACCCGCGCCTCTACGGCACCAACCCAGTGGTCTAG